In the genome of Entelurus aequoreus isolate RoL-2023_Sb linkage group LG08, RoL_Eaeq_v1.1, whole genome shotgun sequence, one region contains:
- the LOC133656307 gene encoding cdc42 effector protein 4-like yields MPILKQLVQSNQSKRRSRADLTAEMISAPLGDFRHTMHVGRGGDAFGDTSFLSTRSGEGPDGDAKQGSPGPKAGLLARTFRGSRRSQSVNRGDKYEYGNVAPANFVKNAISLPYLNEEGGRGGVASNPMKKLVEVEVKPANGAAAAIATFDAELDERNFGDLGELPPSVPKGGALKHAESMMSFHIDLGPSMLGDILSVMEKKDHEDVDLGFEDGKGSEGSPSHIPLIDDDVAEEQQRPPARPPRLMYPAEAPYTPELHARDAQHLDSCSVSSAGSVSEDKTAYHPSNHLQHYADTDSAKHSSPRGDEDFSFMDDEDDEIRV; encoded by the coding sequence ATGCCGATCCTCAAGCAGCTGGTCCAGTCCAACCAGTCCAAGCGGCGCTCCAGGGCCGACCTGACGGCGGAGATGATCAGCGCCCCGCTGGGGGACTTCCGCCACACCATGCACGTGGGCCGCGGCGGCGACGCCTTCGGGGACACGTCCTTCCTCAGCACGCGGTCGGGCGAGGGCCCCGACGGCGACGCCAAGCAGGGCTCGCCGGGCCCCAAGGCGGGACTCCTGGCCCGCACCTTCCGAGGCAGCCGGCGCTCTCAGTCCGTCAACCGCGGCGACAAGTACGAGTACGGCAACGTGGCGCCGGCCAACTTCGTGAAGAACGCCATATCCTTGCCGTACCTCAACGAGGAGGGCGGGAGAGGAGGCGTGGCCTCCAACCCTATGAAGAagctggtggaggtggaggttAAGCCGGCGAACGGCGCCGCCGCCGCCATCGCCACCTTCGACGCCGAGCTGGACGAGCGGAACTTCGGCGACCTGGGCGAGTTGCCCCCGTCCGTGCCTAAAGGCGGCGCCTTAAAGCACGCCGAGTCCATGATGTCCTTCCACATCGACCTGGGGCCGTCCATGCTGGGGGACATCCTGAGCGTGATGGAGAAGAAGGACCACGAGGACGTGGACCTGGGCTTCGAGGACGGCAAAGGGAGCGAGGGCTCGCCGTCGCACATCCCGCTCATCGACGACGACGTGGCGGAGGAGCAGCAGCGGCCGCCCGCCAGGCCGCCCCGATTGATGTACCCCGCCGAGGCGCCCTACACCCCCGAGCTGCACGCCAGGGACGCCCAGCACCTGGACAGCTGCTCCGTGTCCAGCGCCGGCTCGGTCTCGGAGGACAAAACGGCGTACCACCCGAGCAACCACCTGCAACACTACGCCGACACGGACAGCGCCAAGCACAGCTCGCCGCGCGGCGACGAGGACTTCTCCTTCATGGACGACGAGGACGACGAGATCAGAGTATAA